In Gossypium hirsutum isolate 1008001.06 chromosome D01, Gossypium_hirsutum_v2.1, whole genome shotgun sequence, the genomic window GTTACTCCCATTGGTTGTAAATGGGTTTTCTCAATCAAACTAAAATATGATGGGTCACTTGACCGGTGTAAGGCTCGCTTGGTGGCTCTCGATAATCGACAAGAATATGGGATTGACTATAAAGAAACATTTCCTCCAGTTGTCAAAATGACCACCGTTCGTACAATCTTGGCTTTAGCAGCTTCTCAAGACTGGTCTATTAATCAGATGGATGTAAAAAATGCATTCCTTCATAGGGATTTAACAGAGAATATTTATATGCGTTCTCCACCTAGTTTAACAACTGCTGCAAATGAGGTATGTCACTTGAAACGTTCCTTATATTAGCTTAAACAAGCTCCTCGTGCTTGGTTTGCAAGATTAAAAAAGACGCTGCTTGATTTGTCTTTCGTACAAAGTTAGTATGATCTTTCACTTTTTTATGTAAGACTCCTCATGGAATTGTTTTGTTGCTTATATACGTGgatgatattttaattactaGTTCTGACATTGAGAAAATTCAAGAACTGAAAATATCTCTACATGCTTCTTTTAACATGAAAGATCTGAGTTCTCTTGCATATTTTTTGGGTTTGGAAATTCACAGAAACAAGAAAGGGATTTTTGTTAATCAATATAACTATCTCAAGGATATCATTTAGTTAGCTGGATTAGAAAATACTACTTCAGTAGATACCCCCATGGAATTAAATGTCAAATATCACAAAAATGAAGGTGCTCTTCTTTAGGATCCTACCTTGTACGCCGTCTAGTTGGGAGTCTCGTTTCTTTGGCAATCATTAGAACAAATATATCTTTTGTTGTTAACTTGATGAGTCAATTTATAGGTTCCCCACGACATTTACATATGGCTATTGTAAAGTGAATTATTCGCTATCTGTATGGTACCCCTCATCATGGTCTCTTTTTTCCAGCTTGCTCTTCTCTTAATCTTATTGCTTATAGTGATGCTGATTGGGCGGGATGTCCTGATACATTCCACTCTACAAAAGGATGGTGTGTATACTTGGGTGATGCTTTAATTTCTTGGAAATGCAAGAAACAAGATAGAGTCTCCAAATCCTCAACTGAAACAAAGTATCGTGCCATGTCTGCCACATGCTCAGAAATTACTTGGTTACGTGGTCTGCTCTCTGAAATGGGTTACCAACAAATTGATCCTACTCCTCTCCATATTGACAATACTAGTGCTATTCAGATTGTAGCAAATCCCTTCTTTCATGAACGTACCAAACATATTGAAGTCGGTTTTCATTCCATTCAAAAATCATTTGATAACAGTTCTACTAGGCTTCCTCATGTTTCTACCGATCAATAGATTGTTGATATCCTCACGAAGCTTCTCCCTTGTGCTCGACATTAGTTTTTTTGTACACAAATTTATGTTGCTTGATTTACCTGCATCAATTTGAGGGGGGATGTCAGGTATATCTGTCAAATATCTTGTAGATATATACTTTCCTAAGAATAAGTTGTTGTATTTTAAGATATGATTAGATACTTTCCTTTGTTGTATTTTAGGATGTGATTAGGGAGTTGATTTGCTGTAATTAAGGAATTTAATATGATGTACCAGTGCTATATAATTGAAAGTTTAACTCAATGAAAAAGATAGAATTCTCTCGTTTTTTTAGTACacaattttcatacaaaattctCTTGTTTTGTTAAGGAGATCCTGAAACCCTCCATGGATCCTAATAACAGAGTCTGGTTTGCAAAAATGCTTTGTTCCAGAGAACATTTCACAAGGAATGATGCGAGCCTTTTGCACCATAATTTTGATAGATTCTTTTGTATTGTTTAGTTCTGTAATGGAGGAAGCTTGAGCAGGCAAGAACTCAAATACTCGTGTCTCAGGAAATGAAGAAGAGCCCTTTTTCACACAAAAAGAGAAGGCATTGAAAAATGCAGAAGGGACACATCCAAGTATCTCCATGTTCCTTTTGTTGTCTAGTAATATCGTTTCCCGTGAGGAAGCCAGTATGCAATCAGCTTAAATTATAAATGGAAAGTTTGTTACCATTGCCGTAGGCAAGAAAGCAAAGACACCAAAAGAAGATGTCCCTCGTTTAAGTCGCTTCCCAAATGGAAAAGCAAGCGAGATAATCCACTCATCTATGTCATTCCTCGAACTAACCTTGCTTTAAGGTTTCACTTGAAACACCTGTCGCCACATGAAATAGCGACACGTCTCTTCAGTGGTTTCAAGGTTTTCTTTAGCTGAGGGATGGACGACACATGAACTTGCTCTATCAGATGGCAAGGTATTTTGATCTGTTTCACTATATTGCTGAAACATTGTCAGCTTATTTTGGATTATTACTGATGAGTGATGACACGAACAGATAATCTTTTGATCTTGCATAAGAACAGGAGAAACTCAGGGTGCAGCTCCGACAATTGCGCCTTTGTGGCTTCCACTTTCTCAGGTTTCAATGGAAGAACGATGATGGTTGAGGGTAAAATCTTATTTGCCCCATAGATTTCACAAAGATCTGAAACGATGGTTGTTCCCTCAACCCATTCAGGAACTATGTACCCAATACCACGATTGCTAAAAATGTGAGGTTGTTTACTCACAAAGACACTTTTGAATCCAATCCCTGTACAAAGAGGAACCATTAGTATGAAAGAAAATGGGTATTCAACCATCCATTCTTTTATTTCTGTCTAAAAGATGACATATTTCTTACTCAGAACttcaatcaaacatgttcaaCAATCAATTGGTATACATCTACAAATCCATTTAATTTCAACTTTCAAGCAAGGAAGAAGTAGTAAATTTTTAGGAAAGAAAATGGGCATTCATTATCTTTTTCTCCAGTAAACCCCAGATGCCTCTTTCCCTTCTTGGTGGACCTGCCTACACTACAAATAGAGTCCATGTTCTTCCTTGAAAACCCAACTTCATTGTTGAAAACCAACAATGTTGAACGTGCACCAGTCCTGGTTATGACTCTAGTTGTCAATACAAACTCCGGAGTTGGCTGAACATCAATCGGGTACTCATTGTCTTCCGCATTCTACATTGAACACACACGCACAAAAAGGAAAAACTAGAGTAAAAACCCAGTACAATGATGCTTACGCTTGGTAAAGAATAGAAGAAGCAATAACCTGAATAAGCTCCATTAAAAAAGTGAACACCTTTAGTGTATAACTTAGCAGAGAGGCTGGAAACAGCATGATGAAGATCTTGGGTTAAAGGATTGGGCTCTTTCTTGCCTATTGCGAACTTGTTGCTCCTGATTTCTTCTACATGAAGCTTTGCAGCATGTCTTGCTGCAATAACAGCCATTGCCATTTCTTTGTAACCCAACCAATGCTGAAACACAAACCCTTTCAAGTCACAGAAGATGGAGAGGAAGCCAGTGCAAAAAGAAGATAATATGTACGAATGGCTTTGACCCTTTGATAGGACTGagaaaaaaggttttttttttttttgaagaaaaagaggagaaaaaagtTGATCAGATGAATATTGCATGAAAGATCTTCGGCAGTATAATGAACTATAGAGTAATGATGATATTAGCCTCCGTTAagtaatttacttgtttattttagtagaaaaaaaatactatattatattattataagaatTTTTCTTATGGATTTTGCTTTCAGAAAACAGATTATTATCATAATTGTCTTAATGTAGCACAGGAATAACAAAAATCTTTCCCTTTCCAccctaaaattattaatttaaatattagtaTAGATAATGTATCAACTAATCTTATTTTTAGCATATCCAACATGTCATTCATATGCCATTGTTGTTGTATTGAAAGAGAGTATAGCTTTGAATGGGATAAGGATATACATGAAGCTTTTCAAGCAAGAATCTGATAGATAGgagaaattaaattaagttaaagatAGTATGaaccaaagttaaaaattttgatatccatatttaaatacaaatataatttttaataccGAAGTTATTAAGaaaatttgatattaaaaattaaattgtattttatttttttattaaaaatagataaattaattcatttattggTAAACTAGTCATTCTAttataaattttatctatttttacttaTAAAATTGGTCCTCGTATATGCGATACATGTAGCATTTTAAGCTTCGttggtcataatttaatttttaatttaactatagatattaatttacttaattttttaaatagaagGAAAAAGGAAAGATGAGATGATATTTCATGAAGGAAGAAGCTGTTACATGATTGAGATTCCATCAAGTATTAAAATTGAGTAGGAATAATAAGAATTGATTAAACAAGACTTGGGTGAACTAAAAATTAACACAAAAACTACAAAAAGGCATCAAGAATTACATCAACAACAACATCACATCTCATATCAATCATAATAGAACAAGAACGAAAGCAAAAGGAAACACTAAATCAGAAGTGGAAGACAAATTAGGAAAGAACAAAAAAGGgaattttattacaaaatggtACAAGAAGTGGAAGGTTGAGGAGCATTGACACCAGGCCATTCCTTGCAGTTGCAGCGTTGGGTTTCAGGCAGGCGATTGTAAACAGATGGAACATGTCTTCCACAACCTCCCCATGTTGTCTTCCCGCATGTTGAGCACTTCACTTCGTAGCACATCTTCGCTTGATTTTTACCTTGTTGCTCTCTGCTTTAAAAAGAACTGAATACGAAAAAGCCGACGACTTTTCTTTTCTTGTGATGAAATCGATGATACCCAGGGATGGAAGATGTTGAGATTATCGTTCCTTGTTGTGTGCGCCTGCCTAGCCAATCAGCAATTAGATCCATGTAAAGCCTGTGTTCAATTTGGGCTTAGTCATGAGCTAAGTTTTTGGGGACACATTTGTTTAAGGTTGAATCTCCATGAAAGCTAAACTATATGTCCTTTTGCTACAAAAATGAGTGAAAATGATGGGCCGTCcgctttaattttaattgttggtttgatttttttatggaaattgattGGATTTTTAGTTCACAtagtaaagaaattaaatttaggGTAAAGCGCAGAAATGGTCACTAAAGTATTATCCCCATTCTATTTTAGTCActgattttttaatttgtttatcttagtcactaaattatacgaaattaaatattttcgtCACCGAATGTTAATAGCCGTTTGGATATTAAAAAGTGCTGATGTGGGCTCTTTTTTATTTGTCTAATGACAAATTTAGCCCTCTAatgtttacatattctatcaatttgattctaaatataaaaaattcaacaaatttatctcttcatgtttacaaaatttgtcatcttaattcaaattcaataaatttagcactcaacatttacaaaaaaaaaattaatttttatttttattttattttttaaatggttAATATATATGAAGGCACTTAGCTATCAAAATTCTCATTTAaagcataaaaaattttaaaaaaagtttgtaATTTAGACATCCACGTTACAAAGTTTgttcattttggtcactcttgTTAAAAACTCTAACGGAAATCTGACatcaaattatttctaaaattttgattttagaaataatttaagtaaaataaaaaattatcattttagcccctatcttttaatataaatgaaatttatcccaattaaaaaaaaaactctttctGCACATTCTCAATGTtccatcacaaaaaaaaaaaacctccaaATCCATAgatttctctttttgttttttgttttaatcaATTTGGCTGCTACTATTGATTCAATTTTTTCCTTTGAAGTTTCAATCTTATTAGATTTGTaaacttctttaaaaaaaaaatctcttgtAAACGCAAAAATAAGTATCGCTTTTTGTTTGCAAAAAGATTGATTCCTTTTTTTGAAACATCCTACTTCTTCCCTTCCCCTATTTCTTCTCTGTTCTTGAACTCCTCTtcttttaactcaaattttgtaTCTAAATTTCTTTCAAATTCCATCTCATTTTCATTAAAGTTTCAATCTTTAATCTCTTTGATTCCCCCAAACAAAACTTTgagtttttttccctttttgctttgtttatttaaacatttgttgttggaggaaaaagaaaatgaatttagGGAATTGAATCTGAATcttttacaaaaaatatattgGAGAGAACCTAAAACTTTAAATGCAAATTTTTcatgggttttttttctttttatttaaagttaaaacaaaaattgatgaaaaataagGGTTTTCTAAAGGAAGAGAAATCaagaaaaattgaaggaaaaaatgGGTCACTATcgatgtagtttaccctttaaaaaaCATTCATATTAATAGATGTacaaccattttaaaattttcataatataaaaataaaatatcttagacctcaaaataaaatgaacttaaaaaaatcaaaatatatgatTGAGTTTAGTCTTGTGGATTGAAGTAGATTTGGTTATTTAAGCTACCCGTTTATCTttagtttaaactttaaaatctaCAAATATAGGGAGTTTTAAGGTgcaattttttatatactttatgtCCGTTTTACAGTTCATGTTGGGGATTCGTGACTGTTCCTCTTAATAATGTCGTCTccaaaattcaaatttgaatCTTTCCCTTAAAAGTACAATATACTTTACTATTATACTCAACCACTTGTTAATTCTAAGATGtactttttacaaaaaaaaaaaaacttttcataTGCTCCTATTAACCTTTAacgagaaaaagggaaaagaatgaaaatagtGATTTACCAATATTTTTAAGTATAAGGGCACATATAATAACTTCCAAAAGGGAAGTTACAAAAGAGATTAAAACTGGCAAggtgaaaaataaataagaaagttTAAGTTCCCCAGAAAAATATGGAATCTATTTTCCTAATGGAAAATGGCTTAATGCCACCATGAATGACAATAGCCATTTTAAGCATTAATGGCGTAAAAGCCCTTGAAAATTGAATAATGGCATTTAGCCATttgaaattaaatagaaataggAAATTGGCTCATGACCATTTCAATACAAAAACCAATCAGCTTTGCAATAAAGAAAAGAGATTAGAAGAATGGCATTTCACTGTTCTAATCTTGACCAAAATGGTAGTAGTGATTCATCCATTAATAATGGAATTGTTAAAATCGAAAAACAATACTCGGTTACATCATGAAGAACTTAGGCGGTGATAAGTGGATAATTTCCATTACACCGATGAATCAAGATTAAATTTGCATCAAATGATTTTACaagtttgttaaattttaattacaaatttattttcatGTAATGAATTATGAAAGGGTGTAGGTTATGATTTTTGGTTTAGTCGAAGTTTTTGTGGAAAAACTCATCTGAATATGTCCAAATCTACGAGTAATTATATAAAAGTGTATATGATCACAAAACTTGCATCGTATATATACAATTTTGGATTTGTTGTAGTGGCTAAACTTGGGGGTGACAATGCCCAACcccctctaaaattataaaaaatgtaaattgaCCCGCTTTATGTTGAATAGTAAACAAAggtttccttcttttttttcgttttatatgatattaattttttaactttaaatatttatataatatattatacaatGAGTCCCGCCAGCCACCAACTCTTCTTTCTAATTATAGTTGGCcactttttaatttaacattaaatatGAATTcaggttaaaatttaatttgttacTCTCTTTTACTACTGCTATTAACGCCTATTGTTACCAACACCTATCCTTCAAACACGGTATTGAGTTCATcttctaaagttttttttttttttatctttatacaattttactattatttttattgtgtttaaaagtttatagtttaattttattttataattattaattttatttatcttttaagatATTGTAGTTATGAAGTCGAAAACaactgatttatttattttttaattaaaaaaaagtccaAGACAACAATCACTATGACATTATTTCTAAGGAAAATAACTTGGCACCAATTTGAGCATTTCATTAGTGAAGAATCACTAGTGTTTGATCACAATTATATATTTACAGTGACAAATCACTtgttaatttaaataatcaaaattatatcattataaaaaaagttaaatatagtgaaaaaaaaaacatatggtCGCAGTATTCATCAATAATATTGACTATTACATCATTTACTAGGGAAAACTTAGtgtcatttttaatatttcagtAGTGACCAATGAATTTGGTAACAACTGTACACTTATAGTGATGATTTACATGTGATATAATTTAAGTCATCGCAATTACattattataaaaagaaaattttatagtGATAAAAAATCTATTGTcactaaaatgataaatattaGTGACAAATGAATATGTTGACACAATTACATCATTCAGCAAGAAAATAACTTTGGCGCCAAATTTTACCCTTCCATTAGTGATGAACATGTAGTGGCCAACAGATTTGGTAATAATTACACATTTATAGTGAATATTTACTTATGATGTAACTTAAACTGTCACAACCAAATATTAATGAAACcacaattatttattttagtagtGTTGCATGCAAAATTCGTCacaaataattaactatttatgaCAAATTCTTTATTGTCATAACTATATTatcattaaaaatcataaatgTTGTAGTGATTGATATAAAATTAACaagtttataaaaaatataaaacttactaaaaattaaaaaaattaaaattgatataaacttatgaaaattaaaaaaatcataaaaacttatcaatattatgaaaattcataaaaaatctaatatattataaaaaattataaaattaataaaacatatttaaaacatttaaaattttataaaaatttatagaaattaaaaaatatataaaaattatgaaaaattagaaattattaaaaaactcatttaaaccaaaaaaaaaagaacacgtGACATTAGATCAATTGTTGGATAATGTGAATAGTCATCAGATCATTAGTGTCATTTTCACATTGAATAAAATATTCTTGATCTTCCACAAATAAACTGATAATTGTAGGATCCTTTtcttttattgataaatttttattatttttaaaattttcatctccATTTTATAAGTACAATACAATAGTTTGTATAGGAAAAATATGgtttagaaaatgatttttagtcatagtagaaaattaaaatttttgaaaatcgagccaatttgtgatatttatagcagtAAACTTTTTCTCAAATGTGTTTTGTGCGAGACAAATTGAAATCATTTTCGACTTTCAATCGAATGACTTTTTCCTCTATCCTCATACCCCAAATTGCACTGAGTGTGGGCTCAAGCAATGCAAACCAACACAAAACAAGAAACAAATTTATTACTTCTAGTAGGAAagtaattctttcaataaaaaccGGTAAAAATTGTAATTCGCAAAAGATAAACTTTATtcttaagaaaataaatttttagtactTTCTGACATAATaataatgtaacacctcaaacccaacctagacgttataGCTAGATCTAGAGATGTCATTGTAAATCAATTGAAAACCCAAAATTTGTTGACCTTGTAAAGACATCATTTTTAGCTtagtaaaaatctgattgtttgaAAGCATCTATTTCTTATTTGATTGGTGAAACTATTGTTTATTTACACTTTCCAAAACGTATAAGTTTGCAATAGAAATATTTAGCATGTCAAATTTTGGAAAACACAATTTGTTGTTTGAAAATCTAATTTTTTGCGGTTAAAATGAATGtcgtcaaatgaaaaaaaaacatttaaccaaatttaaacaaaaaaacaaaacaaaacaaaatccaAAACCCCAAACAGTcccaaaatatccaaaaatagtccaaaatttacaaaacacgttaatcccaaatttaaataaatcttaTGGAACCAAAGTATTATAACTGAGCTCTCGTTGCATCGGTCCGCCTAAGTCTAAGAGTTACCTAAAATAACAGACAACAGAaagtgagttttgaaactcagtgtgtaacatatcacgttaacaacaaaaataaatcagACAGATATACCGGAAGCTGAACTTATCAGAACAATACAGATGCAGAAATATAATCCTAcccccattcgctac contains:
- the LOC107921670 gene encoding uncharacterized mitochondrial protein AtMg00820-like, producing MLSPPMSSLPPAPASDPSPLKKSTRNSHPPNKYGYSPKIFGYHKSIIATLSSIKIPESYLEAIQHACWQQAIQDERDALHHNQTWDIVTCPFDVTPIGCKWVFSIKLKYDGSLDRCKARLVALDNRQEYGIDYKETFPPVVKMTTVRTILALAASQDWSINQMDVKNAFLHRDLTENIYMRSPPSLTTAANELALLLILLLIVMLIGRDVLIHSTLQKDGVYTWVML